From the Ignavibacteriales bacterium genome, the window TTGAAATAATTCCTGTCTTGAATAAGATAGACCTTCCGAGCTCAATGGCTGAGGAAGTAAAACAGCAGGTACTAGAGCTAATAGGAGGCAAAGAGGAAGATATTATTCTCGCGAGCGCTAAAGCAGATATCGGTACCGAGGATATTCTCGAAGCTATTATCGAAAGGATACCACCTGCAGAGACCGAGAAGGATAAGCCCTTAAAGGCACTTATATTCGATTCGATGTTCGATACTTACAGAGGGGTGGTAGCATATATAAGGATAGTGGAAGGAACACTGAAACAAGGTGACAAGATCTCCTTTTACTTTAACAATAAGTCTTTTGAAGCGGAAGAAGTCGGTGTTCTGAAGATGGGCAGACAGAAAAGAGATAAACTGGAAGCAGGAAATGTTGGTTACCTGATCGCTGGGATGAAGGATGTGAATGATTGTAAGGTCGGTGATACGATATATCTCAGTTCATCGCCAATAGATAAACCTCTGCCGGGTTACAGAGAGGTAAAGCCTATGGTCTTCAGCGGTATATACCCTTCGGTATCAGAGGATTTCGAGGAATTGCGTGACGCATTGGCAAAGCTTAAACTAAATGACGCGGCTCTGTCATATGAGCCGGAGAGCTCGGTAGCGCTTGGATTCGGGTTTAGATGCGGATTCTTAGGAATGCTTCACATGGAGATAGTCCAGGAAAGACTGGAAAGAGAATATGACCTAACTATAGTAACTACTGTTCCTAACGTAGAATACAAAGTTTATAAAACTAATGGTGAACTGGTCATAGTAGATAACCCAGCTCAGATGCCGGACAGAGCGAGCATAGATAGAATCGAAGAACCGTACATTAAAGCTCAGATCATCACGCCAACCGAGTATATCGGTAACCTGATGAAGCTTGCTACGGATAGAAGAGGGATATACAAAACGACGCACTACATTGATACTAAAAGAGTAGATCTGCAATTTGAGTTTCCCCTATCGGAAATAATATTCGACTTTTATGACAAGCTGAAATCAACATCACGCGGATACGCTTCATTTGATTACGAACTGCTTGATTACAGAGAATCGGATCTTGTAAAACTTGACATACTTCTTAACGGTGATGCAGTAGATGCACTATCAACGATCGTTCATAAAGATAACGCTTTCGAGTGGGGCAGAAAACTTTGCAAGAAGCTAAAAGAACTGATTCCAAAACAGATGTTCGAAGTGGCAATACAAGCTTCTATAGGTTCAAAAGTAATCGCACGTGAAACTATCAGTGCAATGAGAAAGAACGTTACATCCAAGTGTTACGGTGGTGACATAACAAGGAAGAAGAAATTGCTTGAGAAACAAAAAGAGGGAAAGAAGCGTATGAAGCAAGTGGGAAGTGTTGAAGTTCCACAGGAAGCATTTCTAGCTGTACTCTCACTCGAAAAGTAAGGATGAATAATTAACTAAAACGGACAAACTTTAATAACAGAAAATTAATTACATTTACAAAAGAATTTCATTATAATAGATAAAATTGAGATTTGACAACACCAACGAAGAAAGTAATAAGAAACAAGAATATACCGACAAATAGTAAGGGTAAAACAGACATTAATAGTAGCTCTAAAGACTCAAAGAACGGAAAGAAAAAGAACAGGACAAAGGAATTTACCGATGCGCTTATTTACGCGGCAATAGTTGCATTTTTTATAAAGGTTTTCTTTTTTGAAGCATACAGGATACCTACCGGTTCGATGGAAAACACTTTACTTGTCGGAGACTTTTTGATCGTAACAAAGTTTACATACGGTTCGACAACACCGCGCAATATCCCTTTTACAGACGTACGGCTTCCATTTGTCAAACTCCCCGGCTTTAAAGATCCTAAGGCTGGTGACGTAGTAGTATTCGACTACCCCGGAGACAGGGATGTTCTTCAGTCGCCGGTGGTATTAAATTACATAAAAAGATGTGTTGGTACACCGGGCGACACAATACAGGTTATCAATAAACAGTTATACCGGAATGGTGAGATGGTCCCCGATGCACCTAACGGACAAAGATTTAATTCAACAAAAGCACCCGGCGAAGTCGAACCGGACATCTTCCCAAAAGGAAGCGGATGGAATAAAGATAATTACGGACCGCTCTATATACCCAAAGAGGGTGACAAGGTATCAATCGATGCACGGAATTACGAACAATGGAAAGTCTTTGTAGAAAGAGAAGGGCATGATATCAGGCTGGATGGAGAAAGTATTGTTGTAGATGGTGCTCCCCTCCCCAATGGAGAATACACCGTCGAAAGGAATTATTATTTTATGATGGGTGATAATCGAGATAACTCGGCCGACAGCAGGTATTGGGGCTTTGTAGCCGACGATGATATTGTTGGACAAGCGCTTCTAATATACTGGTCATGGGATCCCAGCATAGGATTTGATGAGTTTTTCGAGCTGATGGGCTCCGTCAGATGGGACAGGATCGGAATGCTCATCCACTGACAATTTAGAAATTTAAATGTCAGGAATTTATATTCACATACCATTTTGCCACAAGAGGTGCGTATATTGCGACTTCTTTCTTGTGACCAATCCAAATCTTATAGCGAAATTCATAAAAGCACTCTACCAAGAGATAGAGATATCAGCGCACGCATATAAGGATTCGACATTTGATACGATATATTTCGGAGGAGGTACTCCTTCAGCTTTATCGCCTCAGCAGATCATAGACATAATAAAAGCGGTAAAGAAGAATTTTACCGTAACGGAAGATGTGGAAATAACGATCGAAGCTAATCCGGAAGATCTGAACAGCACTAACATACATGAATACAGAAACGCCAGTGTGAACAGGCTGAGCCTTGGAGTACAGTCATTTAACGACACCGAACTAAAGTTTTTAACTCGAGAGCATACAGCAGAGGATGCAGTGGAGGT encodes:
- the lepA gene encoding elongation factor 4: MEKSKIRNFCIIAHIDHGKSTLADRLLEKTHTIDKRNMYAQVLDDMDLEQERGITIKLHAIQMNYKAKDGEEYTLNLIDTPGHVDFSYEVSRSLAACEGAILVVDSTQGVEAQTISNLYLAIENGLEIIPVLNKIDLPSSMAEEVKQQVLELIGGKEEDIILASAKADIGTEDILEAIIERIPPAETEKDKPLKALIFDSMFDTYRGVVAYIRIVEGTLKQGDKISFYFNNKSFEAEEVGVLKMGRQKRDKLEAGNVGYLIAGMKDVNDCKVGDTIYLSSSPIDKPLPGYREVKPMVFSGIYPSVSEDFEELRDALAKLKLNDAALSYEPESSVALGFGFRCGFLGMLHMEIVQERLEREYDLTIVTTVPNVEYKVYKTNGELVIVDNPAQMPDRASIDRIEEPYIKAQIITPTEYIGNLMKLATDRRGIYKTTHYIDTKRVDLQFEFPLSEIIFDFYDKLKSTSRGYASFDYELLDYRESDLVKLDILLNGDAVDALSTIVHKDNAFEWGRKLCKKLKELIPKQMFEVAIQASIGSKVIARETISAMRKNVTSKCYGGDITRKKKLLEKQKEGKKRMKQVGSVEVPQEAFLAVLSLEK
- the lepB gene encoding signal peptidase I, with the translated sequence MNSSSKDSKNGKKKNRTKEFTDALIYAAIVAFFIKVFFFEAYRIPTGSMENTLLVGDFLIVTKFTYGSTTPRNIPFTDVRLPFVKLPGFKDPKAGDVVVFDYPGDRDVLQSPVVLNYIKRCVGTPGDTIQVINKQLYRNGEMVPDAPNGQRFNSTKAPGEVEPDIFPKGSGWNKDNYGPLYIPKEGDKVSIDARNYEQWKVFVEREGHDIRLDGESIVVDGAPLPNGEYTVERNYYFMMGDNRDNSADSRYWGFVADDDIVGQALLIYWSWDPSIGFDEFFELMGSVRWDRIGMLIH